The region AGAGCCCTGAAAAACGCGCTTCCCGGATATGAACTGGAAGGGGTTCAGATTGCGGTTGAAGACCGGACCCTCTGGACGCTCGCAGCCTTTCACAATGGTGAGCAGATGCTGCAGATTCTGAAGGGGGATGACGGGGCAGTCAGTGCTGTTCATGGGGTCAGCCAACGCGTGGCCGGGCCGAATGGTGAGCAGATCGGTATGACCTTTGTGGAGAGCGGGCTCAGACGATCTGAATGCCGGGTCGGTCGCAATCTGTGGCGGGGTATGGCCGTCTGTCAGGCGCGCAACGCTCAGAATGTCAAACTGGTCTTTTCCGTGCCCGGTTATGAAGGTCCGTTCGATCAGATCCCTGAGCCAGCACAATTGCGTACGGCCACCCTGCA is a window of Coralliovum pocilloporae DNA encoding:
- a CDS encoding DUF1131 family protein, with the translated sequence MLRLRTAFPALCLTVLLAACQPDSQNDFIAAASLPQPVTAIRTERAATITPETRYGSRALKNALPGYELEGVQIAVEDRTLWTLAAFHNGEQMLQILKGDDGAVSAVHGVSQRVAGPNGEQIGMTFVESGLRRSECRVGRNLWRGMAVCQARNAQNVKLVFSVPGYEGPFDQIPEPAQLRTATLQRIVWTPEN